GGGTGCGCTCGCGTCGGACCACGCGCCTCATACCATGGCCGACAAGAGGAACGGCGCGCCCGGCATGCCGCATCTGGACACACTTGGCCCGTTCGCCGGATGGCTCATGAAAAGGTGCGGATTCACTGCCGCGAGGGTGGCTGAGGTCCTTTCACATATTCCCGGGACGATACTGGCTCCTGATCTCCAGCGGCCGCACGGAGCTATTAGACCAGCCTTTGAGGCTTCCTTCACGGTCCTGGATCTGGCGGAAACTACTCGAGTGGACGAGAATGGGATCTCGGGTCGCGGATGCCTGAAAACTCGCTGCGGATGGTCTCCGTTCCTGGGGATTGAGCTGCCTTCCGCGGTGAAGGCAACGATGATACGAGGAGAAGATCGCTTCGGGTGAAATCCTGTTATTGAGAACTGCAATTTGGCGATGCGTTGAATTTTTGACAAACACGGCGTGGAGATAGGTCAGTAAGGGCACGGCATGCCGTGCCCCTACGCGAGCATGATAGCGTTCGGTAAAGTGCCATTGTCAATGCGCATCAGGCAGGTTGGGGAATCACTTTCGGCAAGGGTGGTGTGAGATGGACTTTAGTGGAAAAGATCTTATATCCATGAACGATTTGACCCGCGAGGAGATCGACGCGATCCTTCAAAAGGTCCCCATCGTTCAAGATCATCCGGAAAAGAAGCAGCTTTGCAGAAACAAGGTCTCTGCGATGCTGTTTTTCGAGCCCTCGACTCGTACACGCACTTCTTTCGAAGTGGCCATGCGCAACCTCGGAGGGAAGGTAGGCGGATTTTACGACGCCAGCATCACCTCGGTGACCAAGGAGGAATCACTCTGGGACACGGTGAAGATGCACGACGGATACGGCTTCGACGTAATGGTTATTCGACATCCGTTGAAAGGGGCGGCAAGATTGGCTGCTGAAGCGGCCGAAATCCCTGTGATCAACGCGGGCGACGGCCCGAATCAACATCCCACACAGACGCTGCTGGACCTTTACTCCATCAAAGAAACTCAGGGTAAAATAGACGGCCTGACCATAGCAATGGTCGGCGACCTGGCAAACGGGCGGACGGTCCACTCTCTGACAGAAGCCCTCCTCAAATACGACGATTGTCGGATGATTTTTATTTCTCCCAGGGACCTTGCCATGCCACGGTCCTTGATCGACAAGTGCAGAAAGGGTTGGGCCGAACGAGGCGCCACCTTCACGGAGGGAAGCAGAATAGAAGATTTCATCGCGGAAGTGGATGTGCTGTATATGACCCGTATTCAAAAGGAAAGGTTCGAAGAACGATCGCCTCTTGCCGAGAAGTTCAGGAGCATCTATAGGCTTGAAGCCGCCATGTTGAAGGCCGCTAAGCCTCACATGAAGGTGATGCATCCCCTGCCCCGGGTAACGGAGATCGCCCCGGATGTTGATGCCAGCACTCACGCATACTACTTTCAGCAGGCCCGAAACGGACTCCTTGTCCGTGAGACATTGCTTGCCTTGATCCTGGGGGTCGTCAGATGAACGACAGGCGGATAACCATTGCCAAGATCAACACAGGGATAGTGATAGACCACATCCCCGCAGGTAAGGCATACCTTATCTCGCAGGTGCTGGGTCTAAATGCCCTGGCCCGCGAAACCGGCGATATCATTGCCATAGGAATTAACTTTGAGTCGCCCTCCATGGGCAAAAAAGACATAATCAAAGTCGAAAACCTAAGCCTGTCCCGAGACATGCTGAACGTGGTTTCGCTTATTGCTCCTCATGCCACCATCACTCGAATAGCAGACGGAAAAGTCATAGAAAAACACAAAGTGGAGATCCCGAGCGTCGTGGGTGACATCGTGATTTGCCCGGACAGGTTCTGTGTGACCAACCACGAGGAAGTGCCGGGCCAGTTCTATATCGTCGATCATGAGCCTCTCACCTTGCGATGCCATTACTGCGAATCGGAATTCTTCGGACCGTTGATCAAATATAAAGAGAAGACGTGATTGCCGGCAGAAATCAGGCCAATGGATCGCAAGCAATTCGCAGGGTTGGAAGGTCATGGTGGGGCAGGCGGGACGCCTGCCCCTAAATAGACAGGCAGGATGCCTGTCCCACCATGAACAGAATTCCCCTTGTTTGGAAGCGAGTTGATATAACACCTTCTCCGCGGAGGCCTCATCGTGGCCGATCTGACACTCTTGGCCGAACTGCTGAAAGGGGTGGAACCCTGGAACGCATGGCGTGAGGCGCACCCGGAGATAGAGGAGCCTGACCTGAGACTCATCGACATCACAGCGGATGAATACAAAGACACGCCGCTATATACTAAGGACGCTAAAGGCCGGCCCGTCATCAACCTAGAGAGAGCGAACCTTCAGGGCGCTCACATCAGCGGTGCGAACGTGCAAGGTTCCATTCTGTATCAGGCGAACTTGAGCGACGCAATTCTATTTGACACGAATATGCAGGGCGCAAAATTGATAGAAGCAGACCTTCGCGGCGCTTATCTTTTACTGGCAAATCTCTCCGGCGCAAACCTTTGGGCAGCGAACTTACAATTGGCAAATCTGGAAAAGGCTAACCTGGAAAATGCTGATGTTACGGACGTTCGTTTCTCACGCGGCTCTCGCCAACGCAAATTTCAAGGCATTCGCGTCTCCACGTGCTACGGCAACCAAATCTTCAAGAGCTTTGCGCAGGACCAGGATTATATAGAAACAATGAGGGCGTCGGGACGATGGGGCGCGCTTGGATTCTGGATTTGGTACATCTTTGCAGATTGTGGCCGATCTTTCTGGGTGTGGGCCGGTTGGGCGCTGGGGTCAGCCACCTTATTCGGATATCTTTTCTACTTTTGGATAGGGCCTGAAAATTTTGTCGTCGATCACCTGCCGAAATGCGAACTCTCTACCATGATCTACTACAGCATGGTCACGTTCACCACGCTCGGTTTCGGAGATGTGAAGCCGATATCAGTAGGAGCGTCAGCCCTCGTTATGGTGGAGGTGTTGTTGGGATACGTGATGCTGGGAGGACTTATCTCAATTATGGCAAACAAGTTGGCCCGTCGGAGTTGAGGCGCAACCGCCCCTACGAAACAATTTGTCACGGGCAATGCCTTGACCTGGGCACGGCACGCCGTGCCCCTACGAAAACGCCTGTTCCGGCGCCGCCCAACGTACTAATTTGGCTGAAGAAACAGGCTCGGCTATTGCCCCGCCTCTGAGGAGGCTGGGCAATAGCCGAGAATTGCAGGAGTTTTTGAAGAGGGGTCCGGGGAGGGACTTTTTGCAAAAAGTCCCTCCCCGGAATCTTTCCTTCTTTCTTCTTCTTCTCGTTCTCTCTCTTAGTACATGCCGCCAGGGGGCATTCCGCCGCCCGGCATTGCGGGAGCTTCTTTCTCTCTGGGTTTTTCCGCGACCATGACCTCGGTGGTCAGCATAAGGCTTGCAACCGAAGCCGCATTCTGGAGCGCCAAACGGGTGACCTTGGCAGGATCGAGCACGCCGTTCTCCATGAGGTCTTCATACACCTCAGAAGCGGCATTGAAGCCGAATGCGCCCGTCTTGTTCATGACCTTGTCCACAACGATGGAGCCGTCATGACCTGCGTTCCATGCAATCTGCCTGATCGGCTCTTCGAGGGCTCGACGCACGATCTTAGCGCCGACTAGTTGATCGCCTTCCAGTTTGAGCTTGTTTATCGCGTCGATGCATCTCAGGTACGAAACACCGCCACCTGGGACCACTCCTTCTTCGACCGCGGCACGAGTCGCGTTCAGAGCGTCCTCAACGCGGGCCTTCTTCTCTTTCATCTCGGTCTCGGTCGCTGCGCCGACATTGATCACGGCCACACCGCCAACCAGTTTGGCCAGTCTTTCCTGGAGCTTCTCCCGGTCGTAGTCGGATGTGGTCTCGTCGACCTGCGTGCGGATCTGTCGCACACGACCTTCAATAGCTTCCTTGGCGCCCGCGCCGTCGACTATGGTGGTGTTGTCCTTGTCGATGGTCACGCGTTTGCAGCGTCCGAGGTCATTGAGGCTAACGTTCTCGAGTTTCAATCCGAGATCCTCGGAAATGACCTGGCCGCCGGTGAGGATCGCGATGTCTTCCAGCATTGCTTTCCTGCGGTCACCAAAACCCGGGGCCTTTACGCCGCACGCGGTGAGAGTGCCTCTCAGCTTATTCACGACCAAGGTTGCAAGAGCCTCGCCTTCTACATCTTCGGCCACGATAAGCAGCGGCCTTCCCATCTTGGCCACTTGCTCCAATAGCGGGAGCATGTCGCGCATATTGGAAATCTTCTTTTCGTGTATCAGTATGTACGGCTCATCGAGGACCACTTCCATGCGCTCGGGATCGGTTACGAAATAGGGAGACAGGTACCCGCGGTCGAACTGCATGCCCTCAACCACTTCCAGGGAGGTCTCCATAGCCTTGGCTTCTTCAACGGTAATGACGCCCTCTTTGCCGACCTTTTCCATGGCCTCGGCAATGATGTTGCCGATGGTGGGGTCGTTGTTCGCGGAAATTGTCCCTACTTGAGCGATCTCCTTTTTGTCTTTTGTCGGTTTGGAAAGCGTTTTCAAGTTGGCCACAACAGCCGTCACGGCCGCGTCGATGCCCCTTTTAAGATCCATGGGGGATGCGCCCGCTGTCACCATTTTGATGCCTTCCCTATAAATGGCCTGAGCCAAAACCGTTGCGGTGGTGGTACCGTCACCCGCGACGTCGGAGGTTTTGGAAGCTACCTCCTTGAGCATCTGAGCGCCCAGGTTCTCGAACCTGTCTTCGAGTTCGATTTCCTTGGCCACTGTGACACCATCTTTGGTTACTGTTGGAGAGCCCCAGGACTTCTCCAGGATGGCGTTGCGGCCTTTGGGCCCCAAAGTGGACTTCACCGCGTCGGCCATGATGTTGACGCCTCTGAGAATCTTGTCCCTGGCCTGTTGCTCGAACATGATTATCTTAGCAGCCATTTATAACTCCTCCTTGAGTTTTTGTATTTTTGGCTTAATTTGCGTTGGATCATTAGCGGGCGCTTACTTCTCGACCAATCCCAGCACGTCATCCTCTTTCATGATGAGGTACTCGACGCCTTCAACTTTGATCTCGCTGCCGGAATATTTCCCGAAAAGGATGGTGTCGCCTTCTTTGAGTTCCAAGGGAATGACTTTTCCGTCTTCAGTGCGTTTTCCCTTACCGACGGCGATGATTTTGCCCTGTTGGGGCTTCTCTTTTGCTGTGTCGGGGAGTATAATTCCTCCCTTGGTCACTTCCTCCGATTCAACCCTTTCGACAAGGATTCGATCGTAGAGAGGACGAAATTTCATGTTTCTACCTCCTGGTTGTTGAGTCTGTAGTACGAGCGCTGGAGATTTTAGCACTCTCTATATGTGAGTGCCAATATGTGGCTCGCTTGTCAACCCCCACGCGGAAAAAATTGCAGATTTATCCTTTTCTTACACGAGCGCGGGAAAACTGATTTGGTTGTAACTTATTTGTATTAGACATGTTTCTTGACAGCACCCGTTGGAGGTCAGGGCACGAGATTTTTTTTCACGCGTCGGTTTGAGCTATTCGAGTCCCTATCGAGACCGCTTGTGTCACCGGGAGAGTAGATGAAGAGAGCCATTACCTGCCCTCATTGCGGCCATGAGGTCTTCCAATATCGCAACCCGTTGCCCACCACGGACATAATCATACGCGTTGCGGGCGGCATTGTTCTTATTAACAGAAAAAATCCGCCATACGGATGGGCCATCCCTGGCGGATTCATAGACTACGGGGAAAGCGCGGAAGCCGCGGCTGTCCGTGAAGCCATGGAAGAAACATCGCTTGCGGTCACGGACTTGGAGTTGGTGGGGGTCTATTCCGACCCGCATCGAGATCCGCGGCATCACACCTTGACCGTGGTTTTCACCGCGCGCTGCGAAGGCGTGCCTCGTGCCGCGGATGATGCCCTGGAACTGGGCGTCTTCACTCAAAATAATCTGCCATCGCCCCTGGCTTTCGATCACGCCAAGATCCTGATGGACTTTTTTTCGTCCAAGCGGTGGTAGGCTCTCTTGTCGCTTCCCGGTCTATTAGGACCATTGGTTGCATGTCACGGCTGGAAGCGTTATCCTTTTTGCATACATGAATTGAGGTCTTCTTCATGATCGGAATATCCAAGCTCTATTGCGGCGCTGTCGAGGCGTCGGACCCACTGCGATACGGCCGACGATCCAAAGAGCTGCCGTCGCATCTGCTCCAGTTCTCAGCGGACAAGAAGCCCGTGGTCGTCTGGAACGTTACCAGACGCTGCAATCTGAAATGTGTCCATTGTTACTCCCAGTCCGAAGACACCAATTACCGCGGCGAGCTTTCTTTCCACGAAGGGAAAGCCCTGATAGACGACCTGGCTGAGTTTGGGTCGCCTGTAATCCTGTTTTCAGGCGGTGAGCCGCTAATCCGTCCGGACATCATGGATCTCATTCGTTACGCCGCGGGCAAAGGCCTGCGAGCTGTTGTTTCCACCAACGGGACGCTCATAACCGCAAAGCTCGCCGAGCAATTGAAAGAAATCGGACTTTCTTACGTGGGTATCAGCCTCGATGGCCTGGAAAATGTCCACGACGCGTTTCGGGGCGTCCACGGAACCTTCGCCCGGGTGATGAACGCAATCAAGAACTGCCAGGACGTAGGCTTGAAGGTTGGGCTGCGCTTCACAATTAACAAGCGGAACTTTCAAGATATTCCGGGCATCTTTGATCTGGTTGAGGCAAAAAAGATCCCCCGAATATGCTTCTATCACCTCGTTTACGCGGGCCGCGGGACTGAACTAGTTAACGAGGACCTGAATCATGCACAAACCAGGGAAGTCGTCGATCTTATCCTCGATCGCACCAGGAAACTGCACGACATAGGCTTGCCTGTGGAAGTCCTTACCGTTGACAACCACGCGGACGGCCCGTACCTGTACCTCCGTCTAAAAAAGGAAGATCCGAAACGAGCCGAGGAAGTCCTCAAGTTGCTGCAAATGAACGAAGGCAACAACTCCGGCCGCGGTATAGGCTGCGTGTCATGGGACGGGGCTGTGCACGCGGACCAGTTCTGGCGACACCACAGTTTCGGCAACATTCGCGAGCGGCGTTTCAGTCAAATCTGGACCGATACCTCTGACGAACTCCTCATGAGGCTCAAAGAAAAGAAAAAATACGTTAAAGGCCGATGCGCAGAATGCCGCTGGCTGGACATCTGCGGCGGCAACTTTCGCGTCCGAGCCGAAGCAATACACGGCGATGTCTGGGCTCCCGACCCCGCATGTTACCTAACAGAAGCAGAGATTTCTTGAATGTAATGGGGGGGTAAACTTTTTTGCAAAAATGTTTCCCCCCGCACCCCCCTTCAAAAAACTCTATCATCTGTTGATCTTGAAGTTTCTGGTCTATCTGGCAGCTCTCGAGCTTTCTCACGGAGAGAATTCTGAAGGCCCACGCGGCACTCTTCAACAACGAGGCCCGTAACGAATTTACTCACGACCGGTAATTGTTGACATTGTACGCTCGACCCTGTCAGATTGCCTGAAGAATTCCGAATATGATACCAGAGGCCTGCGCAATTTCTAACCGCGCAGGCGCAATTTCATGTCTACGTGGTCTTGCCCTTGCCCAAAGGCAAGGGCAACGAGATGTGGGAGTTTTTGGGGAGGGGTCTGGGGAGGGACTTTTTGCAAAAAGTCCCTCCCCAGAAACTCTCTTCAAAACTCTTACGTCCTAGGGCGGCTTGTATCATGCTTTATGGCGGGCATGTTAAGGTGTTGGAGGATATTGGGTTTCTAAAGGGTCTGGGCTTTGATTTTGGTGAGCTGGTCCTTTGGAATGCAAAATCCAGGAAGCTCTGGAAGTCTTCAGGGTTGAAGAATGACTTGAGTGACGGCTTTTTTCTCCTGGCCCACGGACCAAATGAGGGTCCTCCGAATGATTTGGATAACTTGTGGAACAAATGCTATCCGGCTCTATGTAAGACCATTGATGTGGCAGGCCAGTTGCGGATCAAGCTGTTGGTAATTCATCTGTGGATGGACCGGCGTTTCGTGAAACCTGCTGTTCGCGAAGAGAAGAAGCGGGTTTTAAGAGAACTGTGTGACTATGGCATGGCCCGCAAGGTATTGATCTGCCTGGAAAACCTTTCCGAAGATGCCGAAGATTTGGCCGCTGCGCTGACTGCGGTTTCGGGCCTTGGCCTCACGCTCGATGTGGGCCACGGCCAACTGCTAGCGGAAACCAACACCTCGTTTCGAATCATAGACGAGCTTCTCCCTTTTATTAAGCATGTTCACCTTCACGATAACAAAGGAGGCCTGGGCGTTGCCGATGACCTTCACCTTGCCATAGGCGACGGGGTTGTCGATTTCGCCGGGATCCTTGGCGCTCTCGTTGCGAAGGGCTTCGATGGAACCATGACCCTGGAAGTAAAGAAGGAAGTCTTGTGGAATTCTTGCGAGATAGTGAAGGACCTGGTCGGACAGACTTCTAATCTGAGGAAATGTAAGTCGACCTGTTCGGCTCAATTGTAGTGAGAGGGCTTCTCTTCAAAGGGTGAGCCCAAGAGATTTTTGCAGAAAGTTCCACCCCACAGATCTCTAAAGTGATACATTGCCTTCATGGCAGCCGACTCCAAAACACAAGCCGTTCAAGGCCATATCGTCCGTATAGCGTCTGAGCCGCGACCTGCCCCGCGAGGTGGGTACATGTTTCGCGGGGTCGAGCTGGTCGCTGACGCGGACAGCGATCGGATATTCTTGATGTTTCCGGAGTTCTGCGGGAACGAAAACTACGAGTTTCCATTGCTGTGCTGGGAAGGGGCGCGGGTTGCCGCGTTCAATCTTGAAGTCAACAACCGACTGGACGATGGTAGCGTCATTTACACGGTGACTCCTGACAGCGACCTGTTGCTGGAACCCTTTCGCCCTGTGAGTGTAACGGAAGCTGTGGAGGGCGCGGGATGCGTTTGGTCGGCCGACGTTCGATTCCGTGCAGGTCCTGATGAGCCTTTCTGGATGGCTAAGGGCAAGCTTGTTCACAGCCTGTTCGAACAACTCCTCTGCAATCCGTCTACATCGGCCCGGCAATTTCAGGAGGTTTTCAAGAGATCTCTGCCAACCATCAAAAGAATACTCCCCGGCTCGAGCGTCTGGGTGACAGAGAAAGAGTTGAAGGCCGAGGCTGGAACACATTTCAACAACCTGAAATCATGGTTGAAAGATAACGGGAAAGGCCTTTCTGCTGTGGAAGTGGAGGTGGATCGGGTT
The sequence above is drawn from the Desulfomonile tiedjei genome and encodes:
- a CDS encoding NUDIX hydrolase encodes the protein MKRAITCPHCGHEVFQYRNPLPTTDIIIRVAGGIVLINRKNPPYGWAIPGGFIDYGESAEAAAVREAMEETSLAVTDLELVGVYSDPHRDPRHHTLTVVFTARCEGVPRAADDALELGVFTQNNLPSPLAFDHAKILMDFFSSKRW
- the groES gene encoding co-chaperone GroES, whose product is MKFRPLYDRILVERVESEEVTKGGIILPDTAKEKPQQGKIIAVGKGKRTEDGKVIPLELKEGDTILFGKYSGSEIKVEGVEYLIMKEDDVLGLVEK
- a CDS encoding aspartate carbamoyltransferase regulatory subunit, which codes for MNDRRITIAKINTGIVIDHIPAGKAYLISQVLGLNALARETGDIIAIGINFESPSMGKKDIIKVENLSLSRDMLNVVSLIAPHATITRIADGKVIEKHKVEIPSVVGDIVICPDRFCVTNHEEVPGQFYIVDHEPLTLRCHYCESEFFGPLIKYKEKT
- a CDS encoding pentapeptide repeat-containing protein, with amino-acid sequence MADLTLLAELLKGVEPWNAWREAHPEIEEPDLRLIDITADEYKDTPLYTKDAKGRPVINLERANLQGAHISGANVQGSILYQANLSDAILFDTNMQGAKLIEADLRGAYLLLANLSGANLWAANLQLANLEKANLENADVTDVRFSRGSRQRKFQGIRVSTCYGNQIFKSFAQDQDYIETMRASGRWGALGFWIWYIFADCGRSFWVWAGWALGSATLFGYLFYFWIGPENFVVDHLPKCELSTMIYYSMVTFTTLGFGDVKPISVGASALVMVEVLLGYVMLGGLISIMANKLARRS
- a CDS encoding sugar phosphate isomerase/epimerase, translating into MLYGGHVKVLEDIGFLKGLGFDFGELVLWNAKSRKLWKSSGLKNDLSDGFFLLAHGPNEGPPNDLDNLWNKCYPALCKTIDVAGQLRIKLLVIHLWMDRRFVKPAVREEKKRVLRELCDYGMARKVLICLENLSEDAEDLAAALTAVSGLGLTLDVGHGQLLAETNTSFRIIDELLPFIKHVHLHDNKGGLGVADDLHLAIGDGVVDFAGILGALVAKGFDGTMTLEVKKEVLWNSCEIVKDLVGQTSNLRKCKSTCSAQL
- the groL gene encoding chaperonin GroEL (60 kDa chaperone family; promotes refolding of misfolded polypeptides especially under stressful conditions; forms two stacked rings of heptamers to form a barrel-shaped 14mer; ends can be capped by GroES; misfolded proteins enter the barrel where they are refolded when GroES binds), with protein sequence MAAKIIMFEQQARDKILRGVNIMADAVKSTLGPKGRNAILEKSWGSPTVTKDGVTVAKEIELEDRFENLGAQMLKEVASKTSDVAGDGTTTATVLAQAIYREGIKMVTAGASPMDLKRGIDAAVTAVVANLKTLSKPTKDKKEIAQVGTISANNDPTIGNIIAEAMEKVGKEGVITVEEAKAMETSLEVVEGMQFDRGYLSPYFVTDPERMEVVLDEPYILIHEKKISNMRDMLPLLEQVAKMGRPLLIVAEDVEGEALATLVVNKLRGTLTACGVKAPGFGDRRKAMLEDIAILTGGQVISEDLGLKLENVSLNDLGRCKRVTIDKDNTTIVDGAGAKEAIEGRVRQIRTQVDETTSDYDREKLQERLAKLVGGVAVINVGAATETEMKEKKARVEDALNATRAAVEEGVVPGGGVSYLRCIDAINKLKLEGDQLVGAKIVRRALEEPIRQIAWNAGHDGSIVVDKVMNKTGAFGFNAASEVYEDLMENGVLDPAKVTRLALQNAASVASLMLTTEVMVAEKPREKEAPAMPGGGMPPGGMY
- the ahbC gene encoding 12,18-didecarboxysiroheme deacetylase yields the protein MIGISKLYCGAVEASDPLRYGRRSKELPSHLLQFSADKKPVVVWNVTRRCNLKCVHCYSQSEDTNYRGELSFHEGKALIDDLAEFGSPVILFSGGEPLIRPDIMDLIRYAAGKGLRAVVSTNGTLITAKLAEQLKEIGLSYVGISLDGLENVHDAFRGVHGTFARVMNAIKNCQDVGLKVGLRFTINKRNFQDIPGIFDLVEAKKIPRICFYHLVYAGRGTELVNEDLNHAQTREVVDLILDRTRKLHDIGLPVEVLTVDNHADGPYLYLRLKKEDPKRAEEVLKLLQMNEGNNSGRGIGCVSWDGAVHADQFWRHHSFGNIRERRFSQIWTDTSDELLMRLKEKKKYVKGRCAECRWLDICGGNFRVRAEAIHGDVWAPDPACYLTEAEIS
- the pyrB gene encoding aspartate carbamoyltransferase gives rise to the protein MDFSGKDLISMNDLTREEIDAILQKVPIVQDHPEKKQLCRNKVSAMLFFEPSTRTRTSFEVAMRNLGGKVGGFYDASITSVTKEESLWDTVKMHDGYGFDVMVIRHPLKGAARLAAEAAEIPVINAGDGPNQHPTQTLLDLYSIKETQGKIDGLTIAMVGDLANGRTVHSLTEALLKYDDCRMIFISPRDLAMPRSLIDKCRKGWAERGATFTEGSRIEDFIAEVDVLYMTRIQKERFEERSPLAEKFRSIYRLEAAMLKAAKPHMKVMHPLPRVTEIAPDVDASTHAYYFQQARNGLLVRETLLALILGVVR